In Opitutus sp., one genomic interval encodes:
- a CDS encoding site-specific integrase, whose product MGSLQRHVGTKYWIACFRDGTGKRVQRSTKTVVRKTAIKMLASWEDLSAKRATEGQARRVVSDLHEAIHGKPLQFHTLASYSDKWLAIKKKDCKPASLAAYAGAVKSFLAHVGEAGTQSIAYITKEHVNAWHDASRDKATWRTADSKLKCIRVLFSDAWRDGLLAEGGNPAAKVEVFGKRKNTASSRRGLTDVEIKAVYAVANGSWRGMLLLGLYTGQRLMDCATLRWSNVDLIKNEITLVSAKTERAISVPIAAPLRTYLETLPAGDNPTAPIHPDVYALGTGPGGVARLSTQFHEILVSAGLVTPRPPKDVSTGKGRDGARTKTEISFHSLRRNATSALKSAGVSAEVAMDIIGHDSEEVSKIYTKISDEAKVSAIGKLKDFTL is encoded by the coding sequence ATGGGCTCACTTCAGCGACACGTCGGCACTAAGTATTGGATTGCCTGCTTCCGTGACGGCACCGGCAAGCGCGTTCAGCGATCCACTAAAACGGTGGTCCGAAAAACAGCCATCAAGATGCTGGCCTCATGGGAAGACCTCTCGGCAAAGCGAGCTACCGAGGGTCAAGCACGCCGTGTTGTCAGTGATTTACATGAGGCTATTCACGGCAAGCCGCTTCAGTTTCACACCCTTGCCTCTTATTCCGACAAGTGGCTGGCAATAAAGAAGAAGGACTGCAAGCCGGCATCGTTGGCCGCCTACGCCGGTGCCGTGAAGAGTTTCCTCGCTCACGTTGGGGAGGCAGGCACCCAATCAATCGCTTACATCACCAAAGAGCACGTCAACGCCTGGCACGACGCCTCCCGCGATAAGGCCACATGGCGAACCGCTGATTCTAAGTTGAAGTGTATCCGAGTGCTTTTCTCCGACGCATGGCGCGACGGTCTTCTTGCCGAGGGAGGCAATCCCGCCGCCAAGGTGGAGGTCTTTGGTAAGCGCAAGAACACTGCCAGCTCTCGCCGTGGTCTTACTGACGTCGAGATCAAGGCCGTCTACGCCGTCGCCAATGGTTCGTGGCGCGGGATGCTGCTGCTCGGTTTATACACCGGGCAACGGCTGATGGACTGCGCGACCCTGCGCTGGTCAAATGTCGATTTGATCAAAAACGAGATCACGCTGGTATCGGCCAAGACCGAGCGTGCAATCAGTGTCCCAATCGCGGCCCCCCTGCGGACCTATCTCGAAACACTCCCGGCCGGTGATAATCCGACCGCCCCGATTCACCCGGACGTCTACGCGCTCGGTACCGGCCCCGGAGGAGTGGCGCGACTCTCCACGCAATTTCACGAAATTCTCGTTTCCGCTGGATTGGTCACACCGCGACCACCGAAGGACGTATCCACCGGCAAGGGCCGGGACGGCGCTCGCACCAAGACGGAGATTTCTTTCCACAGCTTGCGCCGCAACGCCACAAGCGCTCTCAAGTCGGCCGGTGTTTCGGCCGAGGTGGCCATGGACATTATCGGTCACGACTCCGAGGAGGTTTCCAAGATTTACACCAAGATTTCCGACGAGGCTAAGGTGTCCGCCATTGGTAAATTGAAGGACTTCACACTGTAA
- a CDS encoding helix-turn-helix transcriptional regulator has product MIRKLRNQSPVAITQEALVSKLQMCGLQIDRSALARIENGERLVRDSEIIALAAALRVPIQRLFE; this is encoded by the coding sequence ATGATCCGAAAACTCCGGAATCAATCTCCAGTGGCGATAACCCAAGAGGCATTGGTCTCAAAGCTGCAGATGTGCGGGTTGCAAATCGATCGGTCAGCATTGGCGCGGATCGAAAATGGAGAGCGACTTGTGCGAGATTCTGAAATAATCGCGTTAGCGGCAGCGCTTCGAGTGCCCATCCAGCGACTATTCGAGTAG
- the gndA gene encoding NADP-dependent phosphogluconate dehydrogenase, with product MPKSHSDIGLIGLAVMGQNLALNIADHGFQISVYNRTVEKTDKFVAENPNTPGGLIGSKTLEEFVQSIGLPRKIVILVQAGKATDAVIDGLIPLLAPNDIIIDGGNALWTDTIRREKALKEKGLRFIGSGVSGGEEGARFGPSLMPGGDKAAFKELEPIWKAIAAKVDKKTGKPLMGAKPGKPVKGGVPCTVYIGENGAGHYVKMVHNGIEYGDMQMICEAYALMEGLLGLKPAEMGAIFTDWNKGALDSFLVEITADILKQKDPVTKKPFVDIVLDTAGQKGTGKWTSVNALDMGVPAPTVAESVFARCISAVKEERVAASKVLKGPKIKKVAPAKKKALIAAIHDALYCSKICSYAQGFQLMRAAQTEYNWKLNFGQIAQIFRGGCIIRAAFLQKITEAYARNPKLANLLLDAYFNKTIQKAQDNWRKVISLAVENGISVPTFASALSYYDAYRSARLPANLLQAQRDYFGAHTYERTDKPRGKFFHIDWPEANRPQLEA from the coding sequence ATGCCCAAATCGCACTCCGACATCGGACTCATCGGCCTCGCCGTCATGGGTCAAAACCTCGCCCTGAACATCGCCGACCACGGCTTCCAGATCTCGGTTTATAACCGTACGGTCGAGAAGACGGACAAGTTTGTCGCCGAAAACCCCAACACCCCCGGTGGTCTGATCGGTTCCAAGACACTGGAGGAGTTTGTGCAATCCATCGGGTTGCCCCGTAAGATCGTCATCCTCGTTCAGGCCGGCAAGGCCACCGACGCAGTGATCGACGGCCTCATCCCGCTGCTCGCCCCCAATGACATCATCATCGATGGCGGCAACGCCCTCTGGACCGACACCATCCGTCGCGAGAAGGCTCTTAAAGAAAAGGGGCTGCGCTTCATCGGTTCCGGCGTGTCCGGCGGCGAAGAGGGTGCGCGTTTCGGCCCCTCCCTCATGCCCGGTGGCGACAAGGCCGCCTTCAAGGAGCTTGAGCCGATCTGGAAGGCCATCGCCGCCAAGGTCGACAAGAAGACCGGCAAGCCCCTCATGGGCGCCAAGCCCGGCAAGCCCGTCAAGGGCGGCGTGCCTTGCACCGTCTACATCGGCGAAAACGGCGCGGGCCACTACGTCAAGATGGTCCACAACGGTATCGAGTACGGTGATATGCAGATGATCTGCGAAGCCTACGCCCTCATGGAGGGTTTGCTCGGCCTCAAGCCCGCCGAGATGGGTGCGATCTTCACCGATTGGAACAAGGGCGCTCTCGACAGCTTCCTCGTCGAAATCACCGCCGACATCCTCAAGCAGAAGGATCCGGTCACCAAGAAGCCTTTTGTCGACATCGTCCTCGACACCGCCGGCCAAAAGGGCACCGGCAAATGGACCTCGGTTAACGCTCTCGACATGGGCGTGCCGGCTCCGACCGTCGCCGAGTCCGTTTTCGCGCGCTGCATTTCCGCCGTGAAGGAAGAGCGCGTCGCCGCCTCCAAGGTCCTCAAGGGCCCGAAGATCAAGAAGGTCGCCCCCGCCAAGAAGAAGGCCTTGATCGCCGCGATCCACGACGCCCTCTATTGCTCGAAGATCTGTTCCTACGCCCAGGGCTTCCAGCTCATGCGCGCCGCCCAGACCGAGTACAACTGGAAGCTCAACTTCGGCCAGATCGCCCAGATCTTCCGCGGTGGTTGCATCATCCGCGCCGCCTTCCTGCAAAAGATCACCGAGGCCTACGCCCGCAACCCGAAGCTGGCGAACTTGCTCCTCGACGCCTACTTCAACAAGACGATCCAGAAGGCCCAGGACAACTGGCGCAAGGTGATCAGCCTCGCGGTGGAAAACGGCATCAGCGTGCCGACCTTCGCCTCGGCACTGAGCTACTACGACGCCTACCGTTCGGCCCGCCTGCCGGCCAACTTGCTCCAGGCCCAGCGCGACTACTTCGGCGCGCACACCTACGAGCGCACCGACAAGCCCCGCGGGAAGTTCTTCCACATCGACTGGCCCGAGGCTAACCGCCCCCAGCTCGAAGCCTAA
- a CDS encoding TnsA endonuclease N-terminal domain-containing protein: MSGRFHPLFLARDYDKCVVAKGKCLLDDPPKKYKPLFTVVDFSSIGFRTMFYSWIVHRIVHPVSALEYHGLLMFHAPDSGVVNVSEQVALDPSFTQEIARALGLKHPAHRGEDVIMSSDLVVTFKRAGGRLDRQAFSLKREQDITPRVLEKFAIEFAYWKSRKIILSLLLDTRLPRQLIDNVELIMEFYDPDRLPCDRRVIDLVGKWIISHLVTKDALRNLCSQCDRTLGLARGTALAVTYHLTATRVIRLNLRNAFLPNAAPSLVAA, from the coding sequence ATGAGTGGACGTTTCCATCCCCTGTTTCTAGCTCGAGACTACGACAAATGCGTAGTGGCGAAAGGTAAATGCCTCCTCGATGACCCCCCGAAGAAATATAAGCCGCTGTTCACCGTGGTGGACTTCTCTTCAATCGGGTTTAGGACGATGTTCTATTCTTGGATCGTTCACCGCATAGTTCACCCGGTTTCCGCGCTGGAATACCACGGCTTGCTGATGTTCCATGCCCCCGATTCTGGCGTCGTCAATGTTTCAGAGCAGGTAGCTCTTGATCCGTCATTCACACAAGAGATTGCCCGAGCGCTCGGACTGAAGCACCCGGCGCATCGAGGAGAGGACGTAATTATGTCCTCCGATCTAGTCGTGACCTTTAAGAGGGCGGGGGGAAGGTTGGATCGACAGGCATTTTCTCTAAAACGCGAGCAAGACATCACTCCGCGAGTTCTCGAGAAATTCGCTATCGAATTCGCTTACTGGAAGTCTCGTAAAATCATATTATCTTTGCTTTTAGATACGCGATTGCCTCGGCAGTTGATCGACAACGTAGAACTCATAATGGAGTTCTACGATCCTGATCGGCTCCCCTGCGATCGACGCGTCATCGACTTGGTCGGAAAATGGATAATTTCGCACCTTGTGACGAAAGACGCGTTACGAAATTTGTGCTCGCAGTGCGACAGAACACTAGGATTAGCGCGCGGAACGGCCCTCGCGGTCACCTACCACCTCACGGCCACGAGAGTCATACGCCTTAACCTACGGAACGCGTTTTTACCCAACGCGGCTCCTTCGCTCGTCGCCGCATGA
- the recN gene encoding DNA repair protein RecN produces MLQSLRIKNLALLEEVALDFEAGFTVVTGETGAGKSILLGALSLLAGERADKTLIRQGAPACEVEASLFFEHAEAINALLIELDLPPCEDGMLILKRSLPREKAAKLTVNGGLATLAALQRLGEAWIDFHGPSEPRRLLKESCQLDLLDLYGRAGDALVAYENKYRVWRDLHAERERIARETKLSPDQIKFLEGQLARLDALDLTDEAIEALERDFQRMSKAQELTGLASTLANGLTGEDGATGRVAGLLREARQLENLDPASKVFADRLAAASIELADLGAEFESLVGQFHFDPEQAEQLQANMNTWLEVKRKHGGDLRAVIVARDEMRRRLEIQGDLEGTLVRLDKQIIDAERAARKEATVLRALREKSSRELAKIAAASIAQLGFKKADFQIRIVPLEQLGPTGDCGVEFLFSPNVGEPVLPLNRVASSGELARVMLALKTVLADLDNVPVLVFDEVDANVGGEIGRVVGEKMVGISKGHQVLCITHLPQVAAQGDSHLVVEKDQSQDRAVVRISPIHTERKARVSELARMLGDRNAKSALAHAEELLG; encoded by the coding sequence ATGCTTCAATCGCTTCGCATCAAGAACCTCGCCCTGCTCGAAGAAGTCGCCCTCGATTTTGAGGCCGGCTTTACGGTCGTCACCGGTGAAACCGGCGCTGGCAAAAGCATCCTGCTCGGCGCTTTGTCGCTGTTGGCCGGCGAACGTGCCGACAAGACCCTCATCCGCCAGGGCGCTCCCGCTTGCGAGGTTGAGGCGTCGTTGTTTTTTGAGCACGCGGAGGCCATTAACGCCCTGCTGATCGAGCTCGATTTGCCACCCTGCGAAGACGGCATGCTCATTCTTAAGCGCAGCTTGCCCCGGGAAAAAGCTGCCAAGCTCACCGTCAACGGCGGACTCGCCACTCTGGCCGCGCTCCAGCGCTTGGGCGAGGCGTGGATCGACTTCCACGGTCCGAGCGAGCCACGCCGTCTGCTCAAGGAAAGCTGCCAGCTTGATCTGCTCGACCTCTACGGGCGCGCCGGGGACGCCCTCGTCGCTTACGAAAACAAATACCGCGTCTGGCGCGACCTGCACGCTGAGCGCGAACGCATCGCCCGAGAAACCAAACTCTCGCCTGATCAAATCAAGTTTCTCGAAGGACAACTGGCCCGCCTCGACGCGCTTGATCTCACGGACGAGGCCATCGAGGCGCTTGAACGCGATTTTCAGCGCATGAGCAAAGCCCAGGAGTTAACCGGCTTGGCCTCCACGCTGGCCAACGGGTTGACCGGCGAAGACGGCGCCACCGGGCGGGTCGCAGGCCTTTTGCGCGAGGCGCGCCAGTTGGAAAACCTCGATCCGGCGAGCAAGGTTTTTGCGGATCGTCTCGCGGCGGCCAGCATCGAGCTCGCCGATCTCGGAGCCGAATTTGAGTCGTTGGTCGGCCAGTTTCACTTCGATCCTGAGCAAGCCGAGCAGCTGCAGGCCAACATGAACACGTGGCTCGAGGTGAAGCGCAAACACGGCGGCGACCTGCGCGCCGTGATCGTGGCGCGCGACGAAATGCGCCGCCGCTTGGAGATTCAGGGGGATCTCGAGGGTACACTGGTGCGCCTCGACAAACAGATCATCGATGCAGAACGCGCCGCGCGTAAAGAGGCCACCGTGCTCCGTGCCCTGCGCGAAAAATCATCCCGTGAATTGGCCAAAATCGCCGCCGCCAGCATCGCCCAGCTCGGCTTTAAAAAAGCCGATTTCCAGATCCGCATCGTGCCGCTTGAACAACTCGGGCCCACGGGGGATTGCGGTGTCGAGTTCCTGTTTTCACCCAATGTCGGTGAGCCCGTCCTGCCACTTAATCGGGTCGCTTCCAGTGGTGAACTCGCCCGTGTGATGTTGGCGCTTAAAACCGTGCTGGCCGACCTCGATAACGTTCCGGTGCTGGTGTTCGACGAAGTGGACGCCAACGTCGGCGGCGAGATCGGCCGCGTCGTGGGCGAGAAAATGGTCGGCATTTCCAAGGGCCACCAAGTGCTGTGCATCACCCACCTGCCGCAGGTTGCGGCTCAGGGCGACAGTCACCTCGTTGTCGAAAAAGACCAGTCGCAGGACCGCGCGGTGGTGCGTATCTCGCCGATCCATACCGAGCGTAAAGCCAGGGTGAGCGAATTGGCCCGCATGCTCGGCGATCGTAATGCCAAGAGTGCGTTGGCCCATGCCGAGGAGTTGCTCGGCTGA
- a CDS encoding AAA family ATPase codes for MIAPHEAFEDYEFAEAGEAPTLGPPKARAVAVESVTPPRPALPNDAPNQEPTQARRPASGFALPAMIADHESRFIAAVLIDATLDRLNENRGLQIAAFDDYRHRHTWAQLRKAETLDEVESIAMSYAAVETGSGMHFHADRMKLYFRALEVIGLSRVDEWRRSLPSGMKGDPLAAMDARRLDLTAPPPRPAPVLTCAGVPVAKRGDITAVIAPAKAGKSAWIGAAIAAAVVSGEGVTNEADCLGIVAGVRPENSVVLLLDTEQSEADQFDLAHRAARRAGVEVLPDWVMPYNLVGAAPSEIRPMLTAKLVDLKAHGVPVWFVVIDGVADLCDDPNDLGESQELVREVHDHAREADCPIIAVIHRNEGRDADQSARGHLGKQLARKAAFNLTLEKDSNEVTVVFSSGKNRGAPILKKNGPRFAWSDELNMHASVATPSAGHDVEELRELAKDVFVKDDQLTNGELHESIMEVSGKKKTWANDRIKELKLNDIIRASGGGKYMMVQSI; via the coding sequence ATGATCGCCCCGCACGAAGCTTTTGAGGACTACGAGTTTGCCGAGGCTGGCGAGGCCCCAACGCTTGGCCCGCCAAAGGCGCGGGCGGTTGCGGTTGAGTCGGTTACGCCCCCGCGCCCAGCTTTGCCGAACGACGCACCGAATCAGGAGCCCACGCAGGCGCGAAGACCGGCCAGCGGGTTTGCGCTGCCTGCAATGATCGCCGACCACGAATCGCGGTTCATCGCCGCCGTTCTCATCGACGCCACCCTCGATCGGCTCAACGAAAACCGTGGCCTACAAATCGCAGCCTTTGACGATTACCGGCACCGTCATACCTGGGCGCAACTGCGCAAGGCCGAGACGCTCGACGAGGTGGAATCCATCGCCATGAGCTACGCCGCCGTGGAAACCGGTAGCGGGATGCACTTTCACGCCGACCGCATGAAGCTATATTTCCGCGCGCTCGAAGTGATTGGATTAAGCCGCGTGGACGAGTGGCGCCGGTCGCTCCCTTCGGGAATGAAGGGCGATCCGCTGGCCGCAATGGATGCCCGCCGCCTCGACCTCACCGCCCCACCACCGAGGCCCGCCCCCGTGCTCACCTGCGCAGGCGTGCCGGTAGCGAAACGAGGCGACATAACGGCTGTAATCGCACCGGCCAAGGCAGGCAAAAGCGCATGGATCGGCGCAGCAATCGCAGCCGCCGTTGTCAGTGGCGAGGGTGTCACCAATGAAGCCGACTGCCTCGGCATCGTCGCAGGCGTGCGCCCAGAAAACAGCGTCGTCTTGCTACTCGACACCGAGCAATCGGAGGCTGACCAATTCGACCTTGCCCACCGTGCCGCCCGTCGCGCTGGCGTGGAGGTGCTGCCGGATTGGGTTATGCCCTACAACCTGGTAGGAGCTGCCCCCAGCGAGATCCGGCCGATGCTCACGGCCAAGCTGGTAGACCTTAAAGCCCACGGTGTGCCGGTCTGGTTCGTCGTCATCGACGGCGTTGCCGACTTGTGTGATGACCCCAACGACCTAGGCGAATCGCAAGAGTTGGTTCGTGAGGTTCACGATCACGCCCGCGAAGCCGACTGCCCGATCATCGCTGTGATTCACCGCAACGAGGGACGAGACGCCGACCAGAGCGCACGCGGGCACCTAGGCAAGCAACTCGCACGAAAGGCCGCGTTTAATCTCACACTGGAAAAGGACTCCAACGAGGTGACGGTGGTTTTCAGTAGCGGGAAGAACCGCGGTGCCCCGATCCTGAAGAAGAACGGCCCGCGCTTTGCATGGTCGGACGAACTGAATATGCACGCCAGCGTTGCCACCCCATCGGCAGGCCACGACGTGGAGGAATTGCGCGAGCTAGCCAAAGACGTGTTCGTGAAGGACGACCAACTGACCAACGGAGAGCTTCACGAGAGCATCATGGAGGTAAGCGGAAAGAAAAAGACATGGGCAAACGACCGAATAAAGGAGCTGAAGTTAAACGACATCATCCGCGCAAGTGGCGGGGGAAAATACATGATGGTTCAGTCCATTTAG
- a CDS encoding DEAD/DEAH box helicase, which yields MIADSAEAALNLLIQENGRFRTTSKGLARSLVWRDGVPPPEMGANFGANLTAYLLLQADRSLIASLRLIESESQERVALGRQGFHRAAEAYESILRNGDTADPRRSLNRILAATSYHLAGYAASSYSLLRMAQEQETPDLMLRTINLLLERDISGLDEAVRTATVDFYWGEGSSETPESAQKKDGAAAEQNFAHCLALFVFAMRLNSREAIGECLRRLEIGERFSLETGDVWSRLLYAICRPLVRELWANSIVNAIPEAAPPESSAEEWAAKRALFGQVLGSRKIAELELWPSQLEAAARVFSGNESFAVALPTSAGKTRIAELAVFKALLLGKRAVYITPLRALSAQVERGFRKLFGPLGFSVSALYGAQGVTPVDQATFDDNDIVVATPEKAGFALRNAPELFDRVGLVVFDEAHLVGGETRGVAYEALIVALKRRADCAHRRMIALSALLPELEPSTAAFSRWISDGAFPAPLGSPLVQGQSWRPTRQCFGSIARAGPEEPLRFRYDINVGGENSWLKDFIVQQVRAPVRKKKKNPIIFPSDRNELALAAAEKMLASQKSVLIYCPIVASVDVVCRKYLAAVEANFITPVPVAEHDREAIERAIRIAEESLPHGSEAVKALRAGLAVHHGQLPRAYLREIDRLIALAVIRVVVASPTVNAGLNISATCVLFNGCGRGMERFQRRSGAYSKRLKVLDGTESMNVAGRAGRAFVDTHGEVLGLCFDADQERHWNRLREQMALRSFTSGLAAVLDRLIVLLEGENRSSEAVRDMIANGVDTLWGQPPVAKDELAGWSKATQTLDQALLSFVEELDVDEANLAARLDDALAGSFFRAAIQNLQRETTYLLLVHSRGRTLWQNSTAEQRKGWYFAGVGLSDGLLLDQKAEIVAPLIGRVEALLEFGDTSDVVALLIEIAGHLFEIPTFLPKAGLPNGWQRIMHQWLEGIPLQLIFADSDRYPPDNAAYRAAGHFIEDGVVYRLTWGMEAVRVRRPELIDDGPFAQARGLRCAAFLESGTLNTTVAVLLQIGLPSRPVADRPALASSCAGGCGPRGHCHRDGIGSP from the coding sequence ATGATCGCAGATTCCGCCGAAGCGGCACTCAATCTTTTGATCCAAGAAAATGGGAGGTTCAGGACGACCTCGAAGGGGCTGGCTCGTTCGCTGGTTTGGCGCGACGGAGTGCCTCCGCCAGAAATGGGAGCTAATTTCGGGGCCAACCTGACCGCGTATCTTTTGCTTCAGGCGGATCGTAGCCTGATCGCCTCGCTACGTTTGATAGAGTCGGAGAGTCAGGAGCGTGTCGCCCTAGGCCGTCAGGGTTTCCATCGCGCGGCGGAAGCCTATGAGTCCATCCTGCGTAACGGGGACACTGCCGACCCAAGGCGTTCGTTGAATCGAATTCTGGCGGCCACGAGCTATCACCTCGCAGGCTACGCGGCCTCGTCCTATTCGCTGCTGCGCATGGCTCAGGAGCAAGAAACCCCTGATCTGATGCTCCGGACGATAAATTTGCTACTCGAACGGGATATTTCCGGACTGGACGAGGCCGTGCGAACCGCAACCGTGGATTTCTATTGGGGTGAGGGATCGAGTGAGACGCCAGAATCAGCGCAAAAAAAAGACGGCGCTGCCGCTGAGCAGAACTTTGCCCATTGTTTGGCCCTCTTTGTTTTCGCCATGCGACTGAACAGCCGAGAGGCGATTGGCGAATGCCTGCGCCGTCTCGAAATCGGCGAGCGATTCTCACTCGAAACGGGTGATGTGTGGTCACGTTTACTCTATGCGATTTGCCGCCCGCTCGTGCGCGAGCTTTGGGCCAACAGTATTGTAAATGCGATTCCGGAGGCTGCGCCCCCGGAGTCCTCTGCTGAAGAATGGGCGGCGAAGCGTGCCCTGTTTGGCCAAGTGCTGGGCTCGCGGAAAATCGCTGAGCTGGAGTTGTGGCCGTCGCAGCTGGAAGCGGCGGCGCGGGTTTTCAGTGGCAACGAGTCCTTCGCGGTTGCGTTGCCCACAAGTGCCGGGAAGACCAGAATCGCCGAATTGGCGGTCTTTAAGGCCCTGTTGCTCGGGAAAAGAGCCGTCTACATTACGCCCCTACGAGCGCTATCCGCGCAGGTGGAAAGGGGATTCCGCAAGCTTTTTGGTCCGCTGGGGTTCTCGGTTTCCGCTTTGTATGGTGCACAAGGTGTAACTCCAGTCGACCAGGCGACTTTTGATGACAATGACATCGTTGTAGCTACACCTGAAAAAGCCGGGTTCGCGCTGCGAAATGCCCCAGAGCTATTCGATCGTGTTGGGCTGGTTGTGTTCGATGAAGCTCATTTGGTGGGAGGTGAAACGCGTGGCGTGGCCTACGAGGCGTTGATCGTTGCGTTGAAACGACGTGCGGACTGCGCACATCGGCGCATGATAGCGCTTTCGGCATTGCTGCCTGAGTTAGAGCCGAGCACAGCGGCCTTTTCGCGATGGATAAGCGATGGGGCCTTTCCTGCTCCGCTGGGTTCCCCGTTGGTTCAAGGCCAATCGTGGAGGCCAACTCGCCAGTGTTTTGGGTCCATCGCGCGTGCTGGACCAGAGGAACCGTTGCGCTTCCGTTACGATATAAACGTGGGTGGAGAAAACTCATGGCTGAAGGATTTTATTGTCCAGCAAGTGCGAGCTCCGGTCAGAAAAAAGAAGAAGAATCCGATCATATTTCCATCGGACCGGAATGAACTCGCCTTGGCGGCGGCTGAAAAGATGTTGGCGAGTCAGAAGAGCGTTCTGATTTACTGTCCAATTGTTGCCTCGGTTGATGTCGTATGCCGTAAATACTTAGCGGCGGTCGAAGCGAATTTTATCACGCCGGTTCCCGTGGCCGAACATGATCGAGAGGCCATCGAGCGGGCTATCAGGATAGCCGAGGAATCGTTGCCACATGGGTCGGAAGCAGTGAAGGCGTTACGGGCCGGACTCGCAGTGCATCACGGCCAACTCCCGCGTGCCTATTTGCGAGAAATTGACCGCTTGATTGCACTTGCAGTTATTCGCGTCGTGGTCGCCTCGCCTACGGTGAACGCGGGGTTAAATATTTCGGCAACTTGCGTGCTCTTTAACGGTTGTGGCCGAGGGATGGAACGCTTCCAGCGTCGCAGTGGCGCATATAGTAAGCGGCTCAAAGTATTGGATGGAACCGAGTCCATGAACGTAGCTGGTCGTGCCGGTCGAGCCTTTGTGGATACACATGGAGAGGTGTTGGGTTTATGTTTCGACGCAGATCAAGAGCGCCATTGGAATCGGCTGCGGGAGCAAATGGCTCTACGTAGCTTCACGAGTGGATTGGCGGCCGTTCTGGACCGATTGATCGTGTTACTTGAGGGTGAAAATCGCTCCTCGGAAGCAGTGCGTGACATGATCGCTAACGGCGTCGACACGTTATGGGGGCAGCCTCCAGTAGCGAAGGACGAACTCGCGGGGTGGTCGAAAGCGACGCAGACGTTGGATCAAGCGCTGTTGTCCTTCGTAGAGGAACTCGACGTTGATGAGGCCAACTTGGCCGCCCGTTTGGACGATGCGCTGGCAGGCTCATTCTTCCGAGCGGCAATCCAGAATCTTCAGCGAGAAACAACCTATCTGCTTCTCGTCCACTCGCGAGGACGGACACTATGGCAGAACAGCACCGCAGAGCAGCGTAAGGGGTGGTATTTCGCCGGGGTGGGTTTGAGTGATGGTTTGTTGCTGGATCAAAAAGCCGAGATCGTCGCCCCACTTATTGGACGAGTCGAAGCCTTGCTAGAGTTTGGGGACACTAGCGATGTCGTCGCATTGCTGATCGAGATAGCGGGACACCTTTTCGAGATTCCGACTTTTCTGCCGAAGGCTGGGCTTCCTAATGGATGGCAGAGAATCATGCACCAATGGTTGGAGGGCATTCCGCTACAATTGATTTTCGCCGACTCAGATCGCTACCCGCCGGATAACGCCGCCTATCGCGCGGCGGGGCATTTCATCGAAGACGGCGTGGTCTATCGTCTCACTTGGGGAATGGAGGCGGTGCGTGTCCGTCGCCCTGAACTAATCGACGACGGCCCATTCGCGCAAGCGAGGGGGCTGCGGTGTGCAGCCTTTCTTGAGTCGGGCACACTGAACACCACCGTGGCCGTCCTGTTGCAGATCGGCCTGCCCTCGCGTCCTGTTGCAGATCGGCCTGCCCTCGCGTCGAGTTGCGCAGGAGGTTGTGGCCCGCGAGGGCATTGCCATCGGGACGGTATCGGGTCTCCGTGA